A genomic region of Ewingella sp. CoE-038-23 contains the following coding sequences:
- the rlmM gene encoding 23S rRNA (cytidine(2498)-2'-O)-methyltransferase RlmM: MNKVALYCRSGFEKECAAEITAKAAQMEIFGFARVKEDSGYVLFECYQPEDADRLARDLPFRELIFARQLIVVGELLKDLPPEDRVSPIVGMLHGVITNGGELRVEVPDTNESKELTKFCRKLTVPLRSAMREQRILGKKENPLRPVVHVFFIASGCCYVGYSYSNNNSPFYMGIPRLKFPSEAPSRSTLKLEEAFHVFIPADEWDERLASGMYAVDLGACPGGWTYQLVQRSMMVTAIDNGPMAPSLMDTGQVIHLREDGFRYKSTSTKNYWLVCDMVEKPAKVAALMCDWLINGWCRETIFNLKLPMKKRYEEVSNILERIKERLEENGINAEIHAKQLYHDREEVTVHVRRFWSAVGGRRDERDH, encoded by the coding sequence ATGAATAAAGTTGCTCTCTACTGCCGCTCTGGTTTCGAAAAAGAGTGTGCGGCCGAAATTACCGCCAAAGCCGCCCAGATGGAAATCTTCGGCTTTGCCCGCGTGAAAGAAGACAGTGGTTATGTGCTGTTCGAATGCTATCAGCCGGAAGACGCCGACCGTCTGGCGCGCGACTTGCCTTTCCGCGAGCTGATTTTCGCTCGCCAGCTGATCGTCGTGGGTGAGCTGCTGAAAGACCTGCCGCCGGAAGATCGCGTATCGCCTATCGTCGGTATGCTGCACGGGGTTATCACTAACGGCGGCGAACTGCGTGTCGAAGTGCCTGACACCAATGAAAGCAAAGAGCTGACCAAGTTCTGCCGTAAGCTTACCGTGCCGCTGCGTTCCGCCATGCGCGAACAGCGCATTTTGGGCAAAAAGGAGAACCCTCTGCGCCCGGTAGTCCACGTATTCTTTATTGCGTCGGGCTGCTGCTACGTCGGCTATTCCTACAGTAACAACAACTCGCCATTCTATATGGGCATTCCGCGTCTGAAATTCCCATCCGAGGCACCAAGCCGTTCAACCCTCAAACTGGAGGAGGCGTTCCACGTCTTTATTCCTGCGGATGAGTGGGATGAGCGTCTCGCCAGCGGCATGTACGCGGTAGACCTCGGAGCTTGTCCCGGCGGTTGGACTTACCAGTTAGTGCAGCGCAGCATGATGGTGACGGCGATTGATAACGGCCCGATGGCGCCTAGCCTGATGGACACCGGGCAGGTTATTCACCTGCGTGAAGACGGTTTCCGCTACAAATCGACCAGTACCAAAAACTACTGGCTGGTGTGTGACATGGTTGAGAAGCCAGCGAAAGTCGCGGCTTTGATGTGTGACTGGCTGATTAACGGCTGGTGCCGCGAAACTATTTTCAACCTGAAGCTGCCAATGAAAAAGCGTTATGAGGAAGTGTCAAACATTCTCGAACGTATCAAAGAGCGTCTGGAAGAAAACGGCATCAACGCTGAGATCCACGCCAAGCAGCTCTACCACGACCGTGAAGAAGTGACGGTGCACGTGCGCCGCTTCTGGTCCGCCGTGGGTGGGCGTCGCGATGAGCGCGACCATTAA
- a CDS encoding transcriptional regulator GcvA, whose product MSKRLPPLNSLRVFDAAARHLSFTKAAEELFVTQAAVSHQIKSLEDFLGLKLFRRRNRSLLLTEEGQSYYLDIKEIFSALNEATRKLQARSAKGALTVSLPPSFAIQWLVPRLSGFNSAYPGIDVRIQAVDREEDKLADDVDVAIFHGRGNWPGLRAERLYAEYLLPVCAPSLLLGDKPLKLPEDLAHHTLLHDASRRDWLAYTKQLGLQHINVQQGPIFSHSAMVVQAAVHGQGIALANNVMAQTEIEAGRLVCPFNEVLISKNAFYLVCHDSQAELGKIAAFRQWILARAASEQEKLRFRYDQA is encoded by the coding sequence ATGTCAAAACGTTTACCACCTCTCAACTCTCTGCGCGTTTTTGACGCAGCGGCACGCCACCTTAGTTTTACTAAAGCGGCGGAAGAGCTATTTGTGACGCAAGCGGCAGTAAGCCACCAGATCAAGTCACTTGAGGACTTTTTAGGCTTAAAACTGTTTCGTCGCCGCAATCGTTCGCTGCTCTTGACCGAAGAAGGCCAGAGTTATTATCTGGATATCAAAGAGATATTCTCTGCTCTTAACGAAGCTACCCGTAAGCTTCAGGCACGAAGTGCTAAAGGCGCGTTGACCGTCAGTTTGCCGCCAAGTTTTGCTATTCAGTGGCTGGTTCCGCGTTTGTCTGGCTTTAACTCAGCTTATCCGGGAATTGACGTTCGTATTCAAGCCGTTGACCGTGAAGAGGATAAACTGGCCGACGACGTGGATGTGGCGATTTTCCACGGTCGGGGAAACTGGCCGGGGCTGCGCGCCGAACGTTTGTATGCCGAATATCTGCTGCCGGTCTGTGCGCCTTCGCTGCTCCTCGGCGATAAACCGCTGAAGCTGCCGGAAGATTTGGCGCACCACACGCTGCTGCATGATGCTTCTCGTCGCGACTGGCTGGCTTACACCAAACAGCTTGGTTTGCAGCATATTAATGTGCAGCAAGGGCCGATTTTCAGCCATAGCGCCATGGTAGTGCAGGCCGCCGTTCACGGGCAGGGCATTGCGCTGGCTAACAACGTGATGGCGCAAACCGAGATTGAAGCAGGGCGTTTGGTATGCCCCTTCAACGAGGTGTTAATCAGTAAAAATGCTTTTTATCTGGTTTGTCATGACAGTCAGGCAGAACTGGGTAAAATAGCCGCCTTTCGTCAGTGGATACTCGCACGGGCGGCGAGTGAACAAGAAAAACTACGCTTTCGATACGATCAGGCTTGA
- the xni gene encoding flap endonuclease Xni, producing MAIHLLIIDALNLIRRIHAVQGSPCLLTCQNAVGQLIQHVQPTHAVAVFDEDDRNDSWRHQCLPDYKAGRSPMPENLFAEMPSLKEGFAARGVACWHSAGNEADDLAATLTAKVAGSGHQVTIVSTDKGYCQLLAPNVQIRDYFQKRWLDMPFVQETFGVLPQQLTDYWGLAGISSSKIPGVPGIGPKAAVTLLSQAGSLDALYDNLEAVPEKWRTKLLEHRDLAYACKRVSTLQTDLALSGNLQQLRLPG from the coding sequence ATGGCTATACATCTGCTAATTATTGACGCGCTGAATCTCATTCGACGCATCCATGCCGTTCAAGGCTCCCCTTGCTTACTGACCTGCCAAAACGCCGTGGGTCAGCTAATTCAACACGTGCAGCCCACCCACGCCGTGGCCGTGTTTGATGAAGACGATCGCAACGACAGCTGGCGTCACCAGTGCCTTCCCGATTACAAGGCGGGCCGCTCCCCCATGCCGGAGAACCTGTTTGCCGAGATGCCGAGCCTGAAAGAAGGCTTTGCCGCGCGCGGCGTGGCCTGCTGGCACTCCGCGGGGAATGAAGCCGATGATTTGGCCGCCACGCTAACCGCCAAGGTGGCGGGGAGTGGGCATCAGGTGACCATCGTGTCGACCGACAAAGGCTACTGCCAGCTGCTGGCGCCTAATGTGCAAATCCGCGATTACTTCCAAAAGCGCTGGCTTGATATGCCTTTCGTGCAAGAGACGTTTGGCGTATTGCCGCAACAGCTCACCGACTATTGGGGGCTGGCGGGCATTAGCAGCAGTAAGATCCCCGGCGTTCCCGGTATCGGCCCCAAGGCGGCGGTCACGCTGCTATCGCAGGCCGGAAGCTTAGACGCGCTGTATGACAATCTCGAGGCTGTACCAGAGAAGTGGCGGACCAAACTGCTCGAGCATCGCGATTTAGCCTATGCCTGTAAGCGCGTCTCCACGCTGCAAACTGATTTAGCTCTCAGCGGCAACCTGCAACAGCTGCGTTTGCCTGGCTGA
- the mltA gene encoding murein transglycosylase A, with product MKGRWSKYLLSGLVIAILAGCSSRPTDRGQQYKDGRLENALEYVNEPNATGKPVNAKDYASQVMEVQYASSTLYGRNNTTFQAVEQWLRAGADTRTLSQYGISAYQMEGADNFGNVQLTGYYTPVLQARYTRQGEFQYPLYRMPPKRGRLPDRASIYSGALSDNYVIAYTNSLMDNFMMEVQGSGYVDYGDGRPLTFFGYAGKNGHAYRSIGKVLIDRGEVARENMSMQAIRQWADTHSEAQVRELLEQNPSFVFFKPEPFTPVRGASGIPLIAKASVASDRSLIPAGSTLLAEVPELDNKGKFTGKYHMRLMVALDVGGAIKGQHFDMYQGIGPDAGHSAGFYNHYGRVWVLKSAQSGQPLFTAYNAAGASSGPATTLAPAPAASSNGGSFLLK from the coding sequence ATGAAAGGACGTTGGAGTAAATATCTGCTGAGTGGTCTGGTCATCGCGATATTGGCGGGCTGTTCATCCAGACCGACCGATCGCGGGCAGCAGTATAAAGATGGTCGACTGGAAAATGCGCTCGAGTATGTTAATGAGCCGAACGCCACAGGCAAACCGGTGAATGCCAAAGATTACGCTAGTCAGGTGATGGAAGTGCAATACGCCTCTTCCACGCTATACGGCAGAAATAACACGACTTTTCAGGCCGTGGAGCAGTGGCTCCGCGCCGGTGCTGATACCCGCACGCTGAGCCAATACGGCATCAGCGCTTATCAGATGGAAGGCGCAGACAACTTCGGTAACGTGCAATTGACCGGCTACTACACGCCGGTGCTGCAGGCGCGCTACACCCGTCAGGGTGAGTTCCAATATCCTTTATATCGCATGCCGCCAAAACGCGGGCGCCTGCCTGATCGCGCTTCAATCTACTCCGGCGCGCTAAGCGATAACTATGTCATTGCCTACACCAACTCGCTGATGGACAACTTCATGATGGAAGTTCAGGGCAGTGGTTATGTGGATTATGGCGATGGTCGCCCATTGACCTTCTTTGGCTATGCCGGCAAAAACGGTCATGCTTACCGCAGTATCGGCAAAGTGCTGATTGACCGTGGCGAAGTGGCGCGTGAAAACATGTCGATGCAGGCGATTCGTCAATGGGCCGATACTCATAGCGAAGCGCAAGTTCGCGAGCTGCTTGAGCAGAATCCTTCTTTCGTTTTCTTCAAGCCAGAACCTTTCACGCCAGTTCGCGGTGCGAGCGGTATCCCGTTAATTGCCAAAGCTTCTGTGGCTTCTGACCGTTCGCTAATCCCGGCAGGTTCCACCCTGTTGGCGGAAGTGCCTGAGTTGGACAACAAAGGCAAATTCACCGGCAAATACCATATGCGCTTGATGGTGGCGCTGGATGTCGGCGGGGCAATTAAAGGCCAGCATTTCGATATGTATCAAGGGATTGGCCCGGATGCAGGCCACTCGGCGGGCTTCTACAATCACTATGGTCGCGTGTGGGTGCTGAAATCAGCACAGAGCGGACAGCCGCTATTTACTGCTTATAATGCCGCAGGCGCGTCATCCGGCCCGGCGACCACCTTGGCTCCGGCTCCGGCGGCGAGCAGCAACGGTGGTTCCTTCTTGTTGAAGTAG
- the csdE gene encoding cysteine desulfurase sulfur acceptor subunit CsdE, with product MLAPHPFGHEIPPQSLSETFSGLRQWEDRYRQLILLAKRVPALDPQLKTADIELSGCENRVWLGGELAENGGMHFYGDSEGRIVKGLLAVILTTVEGKTPKEILASDPLALFDTLGLREQLSTSRASGLSALAEGVLALARQHA from the coding sequence ATGTTAGCGCCCCATCCTTTTGGACATGAGATCCCCCCCCAGTCGCTGTCCGAGACATTCTCCGGCCTGCGCCAGTGGGAGGATCGTTATCGCCAGCTGATCTTATTGGCGAAAAGAGTCCCCGCGCTGGATCCCCAGCTGAAAACTGCCGACATCGAGCTTTCGGGTTGTGAAAATCGGGTATGGCTGGGGGGCGAACTGGCGGAAAACGGCGGGATGCATTTCTACGGTGACAGCGAAGGCCGCATTGTCAAAGGCCTGCTGGCGGTAATACTGACCACGGTGGAAGGCAAGACGCCAAAGGAGATCCTGGCGAGTGACCCTCTGGCGCTGTTCGACACCTTGGGGCTGCGCGAACAGTTAAGCACTAGCCGGGCCAGTGGCCTTTCCGCTCTGGCCGAAGGCGTCTTGGCACTGGCTCGCCAACACGCCTGA
- a CDS encoding YgdI/YgdR family lipoprotein produces the protein MKKIAAVVSAVLLTCTLAACSSNYVMHTNDGRTIVAEGKPSTDDDTGMISYTDAYGNKQQINKAEVKEMAKGN, from the coding sequence ATGAAAAAGATCGCCGCCGTAGTTTCAGCCGTACTGCTGACTTGTACTCTTGCTGCGTGTTCAAGCAACTATGTTATGCATACCAATGATGGTCGTACAATCGTTGCAGAAGGGAAGCCAAGTACCGATGACGATACAGGTATGATCAGCTATACCGATGCGTATGGCAACAAACAGCAGATCAACAAAGCTGAAGTGAAAGAGATGGCTAAAGGTAACTAA
- a CDS encoding DUF423 domain-containing protein yields the protein MTSRSMLIFAAISGFVYVAFGAFGAHILSKSLGPAEMAWIQTGLTYQSVHTLAVLVLGVAMQRQRNLWFYWSSACLALGTVLFSGSLYCLALSHLRLFVFVTPIGGTFFLIGWILMLIGALRLNNKAKRHE from the coding sequence ATGACCAGTCGTTCAATGTTGATTTTTGCCGCCATCAGCGGCTTTGTCTATGTTGCCTTTGGTGCGTTTGGCGCACATATATTGAGTAAATCTCTCGGACCGGCCGAAATGGCCTGGATTCAAACCGGTTTAACCTACCAGAGTGTGCACACGCTGGCCGTGTTGGTGCTTGGTGTTGCAATGCAGCGCCAGCGCAACCTGTGGTTTTACTGGAGCAGCGCCTGCCTGGCGCTAGGAACAGTGCTGTTTAGTGGCAGTCTCTACTGTCTGGCGCTGTCGCATTTAAGGTTATTTGTGTTTGTCACTCCGATCGGTGGAACCTTCTTCCTGATCGGCTGGATACTGATGTTGATCGGCGCTTTGCGTCTGAATAATAAGGCAAAACGCCATGAATAA
- the tcdA gene encoding tRNA cyclic N6-threonylcarbamoyladenosine(37) synthase TcdA produces MTAAYSDAYLQRFGGTARLYGQQALTLFSQAHVCVIGIGGVGSWAAEALARTGIGAITLIDMDDVCVTNTNRQIHALRENVGQSKTEVMAERILAINPECKVTCIDDFITPENVAEMLNRDYSYVIDAIDSVRPKAALLAYCRRYKIPVVTTGGAGGQIDPTQIAVVDLAKTIQDPLAAKLRERLKNDFGVVKNSKGKLGIDCVFSSEPLMYPQADGSVCASRATAEGPKRMDCASGFGAATMVTATFGFVAVSHVLKKMMAKAQRQQTAA; encoded by the coding sequence ATGACAGCAGCTTACTCCGATGCCTATTTACAGCGTTTTGGCGGCACTGCGCGCCTTTACGGCCAGCAGGCATTGACGCTGTTCTCTCAGGCTCACGTCTGTGTGATTGGGATCGGCGGTGTGGGTTCATGGGCCGCCGAAGCGCTGGCGCGTACCGGCATTGGCGCTATCACCTTAATTGATATGGACGATGTCTGCGTAACCAACACCAATCGCCAAATTCACGCGCTGCGTGAGAATGTCGGGCAGTCGAAAACGGAAGTCATGGCCGAGCGTATTTTGGCGATCAATCCTGAGTGTAAAGTCACCTGTATTGATGATTTCATTACGCCCGAAAACGTGGCGGAAATGCTGAATCGCGATTACAGCTACGTCATTGATGCGATTGACAGTGTGCGCCCCAAAGCCGCACTTTTGGCTTACTGCCGCCGCTACAAAATCCCGGTTGTGACCACCGGCGGGGCGGGCGGGCAAATCGACCCAACCCAAATCGCGGTCGTGGATTTAGCGAAAACCATTCAAGACCCGCTGGCGGCAAAATTGCGCGAGCGCCTGAAGAACGATTTTGGCGTGGTGAAAAACAGCAAAGGCAAGTTGGGGATTGACTGCGTGTTCTCGAGTGAGCCGCTGATGTACCCGCAGGCCGACGGCAGCGTCTGCGCGTCACGGGCCACGGCAGAAGGGCCGAAGAGAATGGACTGTGCCTCAGGATTTGGTGCCGCCACCATGGTGACCGCCACCTTCGGCTTTGTTGCCGTATCGCACGTGTTGAAGAAGATGATGGCTAAGGCGCAGCGCCAGCAGACCGCCGCTTAA
- the csdA gene encoding cysteine desulfurase CsdA, with translation MTDFDFSSFRDNFPSLTHGQCYLDSAATALKPQNVINATLEFYSQEGATVHRSQHRAAQSLTEKYEKARSRVARLINAPTAENIVWTRGTTESINLLAQSYFAPRLQPGDEIIVSQAEHHANLIPWLMLAERCQAKVVTLPLNAQFMPDAEALPALLNSKTRLVAIGQMSNVTGGIPQLERIITLAHASGALVVVDGAQGVVHSAADVQAMDIDFYAFSAHKLYGPTGIGVLYVKTELLEAMQPWHGGGKMLTQASMQGFTPQKVPQRFEAGTPNIAGVIGFDAALEWLETIDTAGGEKYAQHLATLAEQQLALLPGFRSFRCQNASILAFDIAGVHHSDLVALLAEQGIALRAGQHCAQPLMDAMGVSGTLRVSFAPYNTQNDVERLIAAVKYALELLAD, from the coding sequence ATGACTGATTTCGACTTCTCCTCTTTTCGTGATAATTTTCCGTCACTTACGCACGGGCAGTGCTATCTGGATAGCGCCGCAACCGCGCTGAAGCCGCAAAATGTAATAAATGCAACTTTGGAATTTTATTCTCAAGAAGGCGCGACGGTTCATCGCAGTCAGCACCGTGCTGCTCAGTCTTTGACCGAAAAATATGAAAAAGCGCGGTCGCGCGTTGCGCGTCTGATCAATGCGCCGACAGCAGAAAATATCGTCTGGACCCGAGGCACCACCGAGTCAATTAATCTGCTGGCGCAGAGCTATTTTGCTCCGCGCCTACAGCCCGGCGATGAGATTATTGTCAGTCAGGCCGAGCATCACGCCAACCTGATCCCCTGGCTGATGCTGGCAGAACGCTGTCAGGCCAAGGTGGTGACATTACCTCTTAACGCCCAATTTATGCCCGATGCCGAAGCCCTGCCCGCGCTGCTCAACAGCAAAACGCGTCTGGTGGCGATTGGGCAGATGTCCAACGTGACCGGAGGCATACCCCAGCTTGAGCGCATTATCACTTTGGCCCATGCCAGTGGAGCTCTGGTGGTGGTGGACGGCGCGCAGGGCGTGGTTCACAGTGCGGCGGACGTGCAGGCTATGGACATCGACTTCTATGCTTTCTCTGCCCATAAGCTCTACGGCCCGACCGGCATTGGCGTGCTGTATGTTAAAACCGAGCTGCTTGAGGCGATGCAGCCCTGGCACGGCGGCGGGAAAATGCTCACTCAGGCCTCCATGCAGGGCTTTACGCCGCAGAAGGTTCCCCAGCGTTTCGAAGCAGGCACGCCGAATATCGCGGGCGTTATCGGCTTTGACGCCGCGCTTGAATGGCTAGAAACTATTGATACGGCTGGCGGCGAAAAGTACGCGCAGCACTTGGCTACGCTGGCTGAACAGCAATTGGCGCTATTGCCGGGTTTTCGCAGTTTCCGCTGCCAAAACGCGTCTATATTGGCTTTTGATATTGCCGGCGTGCATCACAGTGATTTGGTGGCGCTGCTGGCCGAGCAGGGTATTGCGCTGCGCGCCGGGCAGCACTGCGCACAGCCTTTAATGGATGCGATGGGGGTCAGTGGCACATTACGCGTCTCTTTCGCGCCTTATAATACGCAAAATGATGTCGAACGCCTGATCGCTGCGGTGAAGTACGCCTTGGAGCTACTCGCCGATTAA